One genomic window of Paenibacillus xylanilyticus includes the following:
- a CDS encoding sugar O-acetyltransferase encodes MDTKTEKQKMLAGELYQAWDTELTRDRAYARRMTRMYNQSTETDEELRTDILKKLLGSTGEHLGMEPNIRFDYGYNIHVGDHFYTNFDCTILDVCEVRIGSHCLFGPGVHIYTATHPIDPVERNEGPEYGKPVTIGDNVWVGGRAIINPGVTIGNNVVIASGAVVTKDVPDNVVVGGNPAKVIKNIEVSQ; translated from the coding sequence ATGGATACGAAAACGGAAAAACAGAAGATGCTCGCTGGAGAGCTCTATCAAGCTTGGGACACTGAACTGACGCGGGATCGAGCGTACGCCAGACGGATGACTCGTATGTATAATCAGAGTACCGAAACGGATGAGGAACTTCGAACAGATATCCTGAAAAAGTTGCTGGGATCAACGGGTGAGCATTTAGGCATGGAGCCTAACATCCGGTTTGATTATGGCTACAATATCCATGTGGGTGATCACTTCTACACCAATTTTGATTGCACCATCCTGGATGTGTGTGAGGTGAGAATCGGCAGTCACTGCTTGTTTGGTCCAGGAGTTCATATTTATACGGCGACACACCCGATTGATCCTGTGGAGAGAAATGAAGGCCCTGAATATGGTAAGCCGGTAACAATCGGAGACAACGTGTGGGTAGGCGGACGAGCGATCATTAATCCTGGAGTCACCATTGGCAATAATGTAGTCATTGCATCCGGGGCTGTGGTAACCAAGGACGTTCCGGACAATGTAGTTGTTGGAGGAAATCCAGCCAAGGTGATCAAGAACATTGAAGTTTCGCAGTAA
- a CDS encoding response regulator transcription factor: MTSILIIEDETTIAELERDYFELNGFTVELCHNGEEGLKLALNGDYSLIIVDLMLPGLDGFECCRRIREVKEVPILVVSAKKEEIDKIRTFNLGVDDFITKPFSPSELVARAKAHLTRYERLLGMSKPVEQDEIHIRGLHIDKGSRRVFLNGEEIGITTKEFDLLVFLASHPNRVFSKSDLFERIWGMDSSGDIATVTVHIRKLRGKLETNPKNPDYIETVWGAGYRFTV, translated from the coding sequence GTGACAAGTATATTAATCATTGAGGACGAAACAACAATTGCCGAACTGGAACGGGATTATTTTGAGCTTAACGGATTTACGGTGGAGCTCTGTCATAACGGAGAGGAAGGCCTGAAGCTGGCTCTGAATGGAGATTACAGTTTGATCATTGTTGACCTGATGCTTCCAGGGCTAGACGGCTTCGAATGCTGCAGACGTATTCGTGAGGTGAAGGAAGTACCGATTCTTGTCGTCTCAGCCAAAAAAGAAGAGATAGACAAGATCAGAACCTTTAATTTGGGGGTCGATGATTTTATTACAAAACCGTTCAGCCCAAGCGAGTTGGTTGCTAGAGCAAAGGCTCATCTAACCCGCTACGAGAGACTGCTGGGCATGAGCAAACCCGTTGAGCAGGATGAGATTCACATTCGCGGTCTGCATATCGACAAAGGATCGCGCCGCGTTTTCTTGAACGGGGAAGAGATCGGGATTACAACCAAGGAATTCGATCTGCTTGTGTTCTTGGCGAGTCATCCGAACCGTGTGTTCAGCAAATCCGATCTGTTTGAACGGATCTGGGGTATGGATTCCAGCGGAGATATCGCAACCGTTACGGTTCATATTCGCAAGCTGCGCGGTAAGCTGGAGACCAATCCCAAAAATCCGGATTACATTGAGACCGTATGGGGGGCGGGCTACCGGTTTACCGTTTAA
- a CDS encoding sensor histidine kinase, producing MSIRIKMLLSFTGMLVISLLFILLTASLYTIAATGDLQSFRDIYKVHYQINPLTEQGESIFQEMKFMAKNEPDELQNKDLLREYDMKLRAEKSGLYVRRENSQIFESLTFNQPELKQALPAYDLNNYQIRSTFNIGERFYAYAKFDFKYTDGERGSIFVIRERSPFAELTRKLLPVMSLLLIGVLIIANLLLFRWITRSFIKPLNQLKNSAEQIKEGNLSFKLQLHSNDEVGQLSEAFESMRNQLQRSNELRQQDEVNRKELISNISHDLRTPITNIKGYIEGIRDGVANTPEKMETYVNIIHSKAVSMDKLVDELFLYSKLDLNQEPFLFKVVDLVDFLEDSIDELRYDLEDNGVALDWDNQSSGPVMASVDLDKLKRTVVNIVDNALKYMENEHKRFGITLQADNEWITMAFKDNGKGIPEEALPHIFERFYRAEQSRNSSTGGSGLGLAIARQIIDGHGGFIWADSVAGEGTTIYIQLKRLMDKGE from the coding sequence ATGTCCATTCGAATAAAGATGCTGCTGTCCTTCACGGGCATGCTCGTGATAAGTCTGCTGTTTATCCTGCTTACGGCAAGTCTGTACACGATTGCGGCAACAGGGGATCTGCAGAGCTTTCGTGATATTTATAAGGTTCATTATCAGATCAACCCCCTGACTGAACAGGGAGAATCGATCTTTCAAGAGATGAAGTTTATGGCCAAAAATGAACCGGACGAACTGCAAAACAAAGATTTGCTGCGTGAATACGACATGAAACTTCGAGCCGAGAAGTCAGGCCTCTATGTCAGACGTGAGAACAGCCAGATCTTCGAATCGCTGACCTTCAACCAGCCTGAACTGAAGCAGGCACTGCCTGCTTATGATCTGAACAACTATCAGATACGCAGTACATTTAATATTGGAGAACGCTTCTATGCCTATGCCAAATTTGACTTTAAGTATACGGACGGGGAACGGGGAAGCATCTTCGTCATTCGTGAACGGAGTCCTTTTGCCGAACTGACCCGTAAGCTGCTGCCCGTGATGTCACTCCTGCTCATCGGGGTGCTCATTATTGCAAATCTGCTGCTGTTCCGCTGGATTACTCGCAGCTTCATTAAACCATTGAATCAGCTGAAGAACTCCGCAGAGCAGATTAAGGAAGGGAATCTCTCCTTCAAGCTCCAGCTTCATTCCAATGACGAGGTTGGCCAGCTCAGCGAAGCGTTTGAGAGCATGCGGAACCAACTGCAGCGTTCCAATGAACTAAGGCAGCAGGACGAAGTGAATCGCAAAGAGCTTATCTCCAACATTTCGCACGATCTCCGGACACCGATCACCAACATTAAAGGTTATATTGAAGGGATTCGTGATGGAGTGGCAAATACACCGGAGAAAATGGAGACTTATGTTAATATCATTCATTCGAAGGCAGTCAGCATGGATAAGTTGGTGGACGAGTTGTTCCTCTATTCCAAGCTGGATTTAAATCAGGAGCCTTTCCTGTTCAAGGTCGTTGACCTTGTTGATTTCCTTGAAGACAGCATTGATGAACTTAGATACGATCTGGAGGATAACGGGGTGGCACTCGATTGGGATAACCAGTCGTCAGGTCCAGTTATGGCTTCCGTAGATCTCGACAAATTAAAACGTACTGTCGTCAACATAGTCGATAACGCACTGAAGTACATGGAGAATGAACACAAACGATTCGGCATTACACTTCAAGCAGATAACGAATGGATTACGATGGCGTTTAAGGATAACGGCAAGGGAATACCGGAAGAGGCGCTGCCACACATCTTCGAGCGTTTCTATCGTGCAGAGCAATCTCGCAATTCCTCGACAGGAGGAAGTGGACTAGGACTTGCGATTGCCCGTCAGATTATCGATGGACACGGAGGATTCATTTGGGCAGATAGTGTGGCTGGTGAAGGTACAACGATTTATATTCAATTGAAAAGGCTTATGGACAAGGGGGAGTAG